CAGGGCCGCGGCCAGCGCCGTGAGCGTCGGCCGGAAGTACGCGGCCGAGCGATCGCCGCCGAGCAGGCGCACGGCACGTCGACCGCGCCCAGCTCGGCGTAGCGGACCCGGTAGGCGTCGAGCGCGAGCAGTCGCCGCGGATCTGCGGCCACTCGCGCCGGGTGCGCGCGGAACAGGCGCCACCGCCGCGCCGCAGCTCGAGCCCGCCACCAGCGCCGGCGGCCCCGCGGCGGCGATCAGCTCGGCCAGGTCGGCGGCGTGGTCGTCGATCGAGTGCCAGGCCACGCCCGGCCGGTTGGCCGAGCGCCCGGCGCCCCGGCGATCGTACGCGATCACGCGGTAGCGGCTGGTCAGGGACGACGCCAGCTGGATGGTCCAGGTGGCGGCGTCTTGTGGCGCT
The genomic region above belongs to Myxococcales bacterium and contains:
- a CDS encoding alpha/beta hydrolase — encoded protein: MQLASSLTSRYRVIAYDRRGAGRSANRPGVAWHSIDDHAADLAELIAAAGPPALVAGSSCGAAVAPVPRAPGASGRRSAATARARRLPGPLRRAGRGRRAVRLLGGDRSAAYFRPTLTALAAALPRASLAIIAGAGHMLHAEAPRAFAEHVDALAAATG